The Deltaproteobacteria bacterium genomic sequence GGGCGGCGAGGGGGAGCGTCGTGTCGGCGCTGCGGGTGAGCACGACGTCCGCGTGGAGGCTCTCGCGGAGCAGCACGGCGAGACGCTTCGCGATGGCGAGCGTCACGTCCTTCTCGACCGCGTAGCCGCGCGCGCCGGGGTCGTGCCCGCCGTGGCCGGGGTCGAGGACGATCCGCGGGCGCGGGTGAAGCGGGGGGGCACGGACGGTGGGCGCGGGCGCGGCGGGCGCCGGGCGCTCGGCCAGCGCGGCGAACGCGAACGCGAGCGCGAGCCGGCGCCCGTCACCCTGCACCCGGTAGGTCGCCGGCGACTCGAGGTCGAGCACGACGCGGACCTGGCCGCGCTCTCCCACACCGACCCGCGCCCGCCCGACCGGCGCCGACGCCCGCACGGCGCGGAGCGCCCCGCGACCGAGGCGGGTCCCGCGCGGGAGATCGACGTACACGCGCGCCGGCGTCCCGTCCGCAGCGGCAACGTCGCGGACCGTGGCCCGGACCGGGGCCGAGAGCAGCAGGACCGCGGTCGCACCCCCGGGGGCCGGCGTCACCTCCAAGCGCCGCAGCTCGGCCGCGTCACCGTGCGCCGCAGCCAGGGCGAGGCTCGCACCGAGCGGCGCGGTCCACCACCACCACCACCCCTTCCGCACGGGCAGCGAGGATAGGGAAGCCGGGGGAGGGAATCAAGGAGCCCCCGGGAGCCAGCTGGCACGCCCCCTCCCGGAGGTACGCCCCGGCACCTTGAGGCGACCACTTCATGCGCATGTACGCTCTGCGCGTCCGGTGTGGTAGGTAATCTCCAGTCTTGGAGCACGGCCATGCGCATCAACTCGTCGAGATTGCTGTTCGGCGCGTTCGCTACTGTCGTCGCGAGCTTTGTAGCCGCCGGCGTCCTGGAGCAGTACGCGTCACGCGACGTCGACCTCGCCTCGGACGCCATCGTCTCGAACGCCGCGCCCAGCATCGAGCATCTCGCCGCGCTGCGAAGCGAGGTATGGCAGAGCGAGTTCCTGCTCGGGGACTGGCTCGAAAAGCATGCGAGCGGACGAAAGGCCGACGACGCCGCGGTCGAGGCCTCGCTCCAGCGACTGACCGACGACGAACGGCGCTACCTCCTCCTGCCGCGCTTGCCGGACGAGGAGGGGCTGCGTGAGGAGCTCCAGGCCGCGTCGCTCGCCTACCAGCGCGCCGCCCAGCGGGCAATGGACCAGGTGGAGCTCGGCAGCTACGCCCGAGCACGGCGGACCCTGGACGAGGACGTTCGGCACACGGCCGACACGATCGTCGAGATCGCCTACCGCGGCATCCGCTTCAACGCCGAGCGGGGCGGCGCGCTCGCCCGCGACATCAAGGCGATCCGGCACCGGGCGATCGTCCTGGGTTGGGCGCTCGACGCGATGTGCGGGGTGTTCGCCGTCTTCGCGGCCGCACTCCTGTGGCGGGTCCTTCGGCGCGCGCAACTCCTGACTGCGGAGAACGAACGGCTCCTCAAGCGGCGCGCCGACGAGCTCGAGTCGTTCAGCGGCCGCGTGGCGCACGACATCCTGAGCCCGCTCCAGGTGGTGCAGTTCTCGCTCTCCGCCGCCGCGCGCTCCGCCGACCAGAAGGCAACCGCGTCGCTCGCGCGGGGTCAGCGCGCGCTCAAACGCGTCGAGGCGCTGACGGACGGGCTCCTCGCGTTCGCGCGGGCGGCGGCCAAGCCCGAGCCGGGCGCGCGCGCGGACGTCCGCGAAGTGGTCGAGGAAGTCGTCGATGAGCTGCGCGAGGATGCGTGCCAGGGCCGTGTGTCTCTCCTCGTGCAACCCCTTCCCAACGAGGCGGTCGCCTGCGAGCCGGGCATCCTGACGAGCCTCGTGTCGAACCTCGCGCGAAACGCCCTCAAGTACATGGGCGAGAGCCTCCCGCGGGAGGTCGAGATCCGCGTCGTGGACCGCGGCGCTCGCCTGCGATTCGAGGTCGAGGACACGGGCCCCGGCGTCGCTCCCGAGCTCCTGGGGAGGATTTTCGAGCCGTACGTGCGCGGCGGGAACTACGGCGTCGCGGGCCTCGGCCTCGGCCTCGCGACCGTGCGCAGACTCGCGGAAGCGCACGGCGGCGAGGCAGGCGTGAGCTCGAAGCCCGGCGCGGGTTCGGTCTTCTGGTTCGAGCTGCCGAAGGCGAAGGCCGAGGCAAGGCCGGTCGAGCCGGCGGAGCCCATGCTGCACTGATCTGCGACCGGCTCGAACGCCGCGAGCCCCTCATCGCCCCGCCATCTCCACGAGCCGCGCCAGCACCGCCAGCGCCTCGAGCGGCGTCAGCCGCTCCGGGTCTATGCCGGCCAGCTCCCGCCGGATGCGCTCCTCGTCCGCCGAGAACAGCGACAATTGCGCCGCCG encodes the following:
- a CDS encoding N-acetylmuramoyl-L-alanine amidase — translated: MPVRKGWWWWWTAPLGASLALAAAHGDAAELRRLEVTPAPGGATAVLLLSAPVRATVRDVAAADGTPARVYVDLPRGTRLGRGALRAVRASAPVGRARVGVGERGQVRVVLDLESPATYRVQGDGRRLALAFAFAALAERPAPAAPAPTVRAPPLHPRPRIVLDPGHGGHDPGARGYAVEKDVTLAIAKRLAVLLRESLHADVVLTRSADTTLPLAARTERANAEGADLFVSIHANASPRRQRHGVETYYLDNAHDRGTIRLAAMENGLSLPTPARGGAELRYIVSDLVQAAKMEESIALATAVQRGLVDHVGARYRGVADLGVKRGPFYVLVGAYMPCVLVETSFLTNPTEGRRLAAPAYRDAVAEGIETGVARFLADARRARTL
- a CDS encoding sensor histidine kinase, with translation MRINSSRLLFGAFATVVASFVAAGVLEQYASRDVDLASDAIVSNAAPSIEHLAALRSEVWQSEFLLGDWLEKHASGRKADDAAVEASLQRLTDDERRYLLLPRLPDEEGLREELQAASLAYQRAAQRAMDQVELGSYARARRTLDEDVRHTADTIVEIAYRGIRFNAERGGALARDIKAIRHRAIVLGWALDAMCGVFAVFAAALLWRVLRRAQLLTAENERLLKRRADELESFSGRVAHDILSPLQVVQFSLSAAARSADQKATASLARGQRALKRVEALTDGLLAFARAAAKPEPGARADVREVVEEVVDELREDACQGRVSLLVQPLPNEAVACEPGILTSLVSNLARNALKYMGESLPREVEIRVVDRGARLRFEVEDTGPGVAPELLGRIFEPYVRGGNYGVAGLGLGLATVRRLAEAHGGEAGVSSKPGAGSVFWFELPKAKAEARPVEPAEPMLH